One genomic region from Melioribacteraceae bacterium encodes:
- a CDS encoding oligogalacturonate lyase family protein, translating into MKTGIIHLLVFSTVLLLSFYTICSPATGVVDTTGFIGKKNIAEFKTWIDDTTGYEITQWTNTGINNHPYFTIESFIDEETAIIFSDRTGKKQLYKLSLNNGEMIQITDASHLETGNIYFLSKFKTIYFFDENKLYSLSIETLKTDFIYDFSSLKFKILSFSVTCDGKFLVFSVNKKEALPGNPEYGPFALYKFNIIAKSIIPITHDLGFNIGHVQTNPVDPDLILYCWQWDKPGRPRLVGHAPIRIWWISIDGNNGGPVDQEYGTQRTHETWSADGKYISYISKYRWGPMRGNQFIGLQTIDGTENHTYDIRVSPSHQNLFKDNLHWVVDLYNDQPVLALLRRGANKIEKVEILFRHNSTLIEQDSHPHPRFSPNGKYVLFSSDRSGSPQVYTVKINLEKNKR; encoded by the coding sequence ATGAAAACTGGAATTATTCATTTATTAGTTTTTAGTACAGTTCTGCTGCTATCTTTCTATACAATTTGCAGCCCGGCAACAGGTGTTGTAGATACTACTGGTTTTATAGGAAAGAAGAATATTGCTGAATTCAAAACATGGATTGACGACACAACCGGTTATGAAATTACACAGTGGACAAATACCGGGATTAATAATCATCCCTACTTTACCATTGAATCATTTATAGATGAAGAAACCGCAATTATTTTTTCAGACAGAACAGGTAAAAAACAGCTCTACAAACTCTCATTGAATAATGGTGAAATGATCCAGATAACCGATGCTTCGCATCTGGAAACCGGGAATATTTATTTCCTTTCCAAGTTTAAGACAATCTATTTTTTTGATGAAAATAAACTATACTCCCTCAGCATTGAAACACTGAAGACAGATTTCATTTATGATTTTTCCTCCTTAAAGTTTAAGATCCTCTCCTTCTCGGTAACATGCGACGGTAAGTTCTTAGTCTTTTCCGTCAACAAAAAAGAAGCTCTCCCCGGCAATCCCGAATATGGCCCTTTTGCTCTTTACAAATTCAATATAATAGCTAAATCAATTATACCGATTACACACGATCTCGGATTTAATATAGGTCACGTTCAGACAAATCCGGTAGATCCGGACTTAATATTATATTGCTGGCAGTGGGATAAACCGGGCAGACCCAGACTGGTAGGACACGCACCTATTAGAATCTGGTGGATCTCTATTGACGGGAATAACGGTGGTCCGGTGGATCAGGAATACGGTACTCAGCGTACTCACGAAACATGGAGTGCCGACGGTAAATATATATCATACATATCTAAATACAGATGGGGACCTATGAGAGGTAATCAGTTTATAGGGTTACAGACTATTGACGGAACAGAAAACCACACTTACGATATCCGCGTATCCCCTTCGCATCAGAACCTGTTTAAAGATAACCTTCACTGGGTTGTGGACCTTTATAATGATCAGCCCGTACTTGCACTTCTTAGACGGGGAGCTAATAAAATTGAAAAGGTAGAAATTCTCTTTCGTCACAACTCAACATTGATCGAGCAGGATTCACATCCGCATCCCCGGTTCAGTCCTAACGGAAAATATGTCCTTTTCAGTTCCGACAGAAGCGGGTCTCCCCAGGTTTATACTGTAAAAATTAATCTTGAAAAAAATAAACGGTAA
- a CDS encoding TonB family protein, with the protein MKSLAFKVCILLILFTGLIACGTGSRFIPQLEFEPALNYPKEAIEKYLEGDVELLILVNREGNVHNVKIKNGSGFKVLDDAAVKHAEKLKYFPINSLDKDEEIWIDTKIKFRLDNLENGNSFVGRIWPSEKVSWIDDEFGFEITKWTSEKYESWHLYFNIESFIDADNAIIYSTRAGGVNLFRLNLVDGSITQLTNHQGRVGGVWHLPNLKRIWYEIDNSVRELNYETMENRLVFKDEKVDIRSFTVTCDGRYLVYSINKNPGYSDEHSTGPFAVIRFDPKTSETKQISPDYGFTINHLQASPDDPSIVIHAWQHQYREGGAGTVGNAPIRIWWLNVNGEEGGPVGPQEFGIHRTHEFWFYDGSRIGYSARYMFGPDKGKQFLGSCKYDGTDNFMFEAPVGPAHSQVFSDNKHWIADQNNGMILTLWKFDRDKIQEEIKLFRHNSSWEGQPGHPHPRFSPDGKYVLFGTDKSGSPQVYTVKVDINK; encoded by the coding sequence ATGAAGAGTCTAGCATTTAAAGTTTGCATACTGCTGATTTTATTTACCGGATTGATCGCCTGCGGTACCGGTTCCCGTTTTATTCCGCAATTAGAATTTGAGCCGGCACTTAATTACCCGAAGGAGGCAATTGAAAAATATCTGGAGGGTGATGTTGAATTATTGATTCTTGTTAACAGGGAAGGGAATGTTCATAATGTAAAAATAAAGAATGGATCAGGATTCAAAGTGCTTGATGATGCTGCAGTTAAGCATGCCGAAAAACTGAAATATTTTCCGATTAATAGTTTAGACAAAGATGAAGAGATCTGGATCGATACAAAGATAAAGTTTCGTCTGGATAATCTTGAGAATGGAAATTCTTTCGTGGGAAGAATATGGCCATCCGAAAAAGTATCATGGATTGATGATGAATTCGGATTTGAAATTACAAAGTGGACATCCGAGAAATATGAAAGCTGGCATCTCTATTTCAATATTGAATCTTTCATTGATGCCGATAATGCAATCATCTACTCGACACGGGCAGGCGGTGTTAATCTTTTCCGGCTCAATTTGGTAGACGGTTCAATAACCCAGCTTACAAATCATCAGGGAAGAGTCGGAGGAGTCTGGCATCTTCCCAATCTTAAAAGGATCTGGTACGAAATTGACAATTCTGTTAGAGAACTGAATTACGAAACGATGGAAAACAGACTGGTATTTAAAGATGAAAAGGTTGATATCCGTTCATTCACTGTAACATGCGACGGAAGGTATCTGGTATACTCAATAAATAAGAATCCCGGTTATTCTGACGAACACAGTACCGGACCGTTTGCTGTTATCCGTTTCGATCCTAAGACTTCAGAAACAAAACAGATTTCACCCGATTATGGATTTACTATTAATCATCTGCAGGCATCACCTGACGATCCATCAATTGTAATCCACGCCTGGCAGCATCAATACCGTGAAGGCGGTGCCGGAACTGTCGGCAATGCTCCTATCAGAATCTGGTGGCTGAATGTAAACGGTGAGGAAGGGGGACCCGTTGGACCCCAGGAATTCGGGATCCATAGGACTCATGAATTCTGGTTTTACGACGGCTCGCGTATCGGTTATTCCGCGCGGTATATGTTTGGACCTGATAAGGGGAAACAATTCCTGGGTTCTTGTAAATATGACGGGACAGATAATTTCATGTTCGAAGCACCTGTAGGCCCGGCTCATTCGCAGGTTTTCTCTGATAACAAACATTGGATAGCAGACCAGAATAACGGAATGATTCTGACGCTCTGGAAGTTTGATCGGGACAAAATTCAGGAAGAAATTAAACTATTCCGCCACAATTCTTCCTGGGAGGGACAGCCGGGTCATCCGCATCCACGTTTCAGCCCGGATGGCAAGTATGTTCTCTTCGGAACTGACAAATCCGGATCTCCTCAGGTTTATACTGTGAAAGTAGACATCAATAAATAA